A genomic stretch from Candidatus Flexicrinis proximus includes:
- a CDS encoding haloacid dehalogenase has protein sequence MARRSAARDAALAASRDLTRHCSECIRAAHRREWEAVEAKIAVISQAAGALKAGVAAFPELYHSGYVQDALKETVEAHATVAILRGTPLPDPSLLAVEPSTYLHGLAEAATELRRAILDLLRLSDDHAPEAERLLGAMDAIYDQLVTFDFPDAITRDLRRQTDIVRAVLERTRGDFTTTLRQLRLQEALRRFEERQG, from the coding sequence ATGGCCCGACGCAGTGCCGCACGGGATGCCGCGCTTGCGGCTTCGCGCGATTTGACGCGCCACTGCTCGGAGTGCATCCGTGCGGCACACCGCCGCGAATGGGAGGCAGTCGAGGCGAAGATTGCCGTCATTTCGCAGGCAGCGGGCGCGCTAAAAGCCGGTGTAGCAGCATTCCCGGAGCTGTATCACAGCGGCTACGTCCAGGATGCGCTGAAGGAGACTGTGGAAGCGCACGCGACTGTGGCAATCTTGCGCGGCACCCCACTGCCAGACCCTTCGCTGCTGGCGGTCGAGCCCTCAACATACCTGCACGGGCTGGCTGAGGCTGCGACCGAACTCCGCCGCGCGATCCTCGACCTGTTACGGCTCTCCGACGACCACGCCCCTGAAGCCGAGCGTTTGCTGGGCGCGATGGATGCGATCTACGATCAGCTCGTCACCTTCGACTTTCCTGATGCCATCACCCGCGATCTGCGCCGCCAGACTGACATCGTGCGCGCCGTCCTGGAGCGTACGCGAGGCGATTTTACGACGACGCTGCGCCAGCTCCGGCTGCAGGAAGCCTTGCGCCGGTTTGAGGAGCGGCAAGGATGA
- a CDS encoding antibiotic biosynthesis monooxygenase, whose amino-acid sequence MFVVCNRVHVNPLHTGVFESLFLTRTHMVDTSPGFVSFQLLRPAKADDGYVVMVTWESKAAYQMWLKSEDFKQGHSRTGTLPEDTFLGPQRVELYELLDHAAQSSI is encoded by the coding sequence ATGTTCGTTGTATGCAACCGCGTTCACGTAAATCCTCTACACACAGGCGTGTTCGAGAGCTTGTTTCTGACCCGCACCCACATGGTCGACACCTCGCCGGGGTTCGTCAGTTTCCAGCTTTTGCGCCCGGCAAAGGCCGATGACGGCTATGTCGTCATGGTGACCTGGGAGTCGAAGGCCGCGTATCAAATGTGGCTGAAGTCAGAAGACTTCAAACAGGGACATTCGCGGACCGGCACCCTGCCCGAGGATACGTTCCTCGGGCCGCAGCGTGTGGAGCTTTACGAGCTGCTGGATCACGCAGCACAGAGTAGCATCTGA
- a CDS encoding DUF3467 domain-containing protein: MTANTPNKDNRLRIEYPVTLNATYANAAIINSTQSEIILDFMQILPNDPRARVQARVAMTPANAKLLLNALQERIGHFETLHGEIKVPARPPSLADQLFGGVQGETPKPENPDE, translated from the coding sequence ATGACCGCGAACACACCCAATAAGGATAACCGCCTGCGGATCGAGTATCCGGTGACTCTGAACGCGACCTATGCGAACGCGGCAATCATCAACTCGACACAAAGCGAAATCATTCTGGATTTCATGCAGATCCTGCCGAACGATCCGCGCGCACGGGTTCAGGCACGGGTCGCGATGACGCCGGCGAACGCCAAGCTGCTGCTGAACGCGCTGCAGGAACGGATCGGGCATTTCGAGACACTGCACGGCGAAATCAAGGTGCCGGCCCGCCCCCCATCGCTGGCGGATCAGTTGTTCGGCGGGGTTCAGGGCGAGACGCCCAAGCCGGAAAACCCTGACGAATAA
- a CDS encoding carbohydrate ABC transporter permease, translating into MAELSRELATQGSSVIPATAPDPAPWRRFVPKMWYAHLTLWIACAFVGFPLIYAVLISTQSNAEVANFTLSPGTQFNENWHQVMVNRFLGDFMLRSVILSVVITVGKTILALLSGLAFVYFRFPGKWIVFAFVLATLMMPTEILIIGLYRFVSGTLQWGGTFHALVIPFIASATGTFLFRQHFANLPAELSEAAQMDGANPFQFLWSVLIPMSWNTIGALAVIQFVYAWNMYLWPQLIMQGGGFQVVQVGLRSLLATDTTLQYGPLMLGAVIASIPPVIVFILLQKQFMSGFQISTDK; encoded by the coding sequence ATGGCCGAACTTTCCCGAGAGCTTGCCACGCAGGGCTCATCAGTCATCCCAGCTACGGCGCCGGACCCGGCTCCGTGGCGGCGCTTCGTCCCGAAAATGTGGTACGCGCACTTAACGCTGTGGATCGCCTGCGCGTTTGTCGGTTTTCCGCTGATCTACGCCGTTCTGATCAGCACGCAGTCCAACGCCGAGGTCGCCAATTTCACGCTCAGCCCGGGGACGCAGTTCAACGAGAATTGGCATCAGGTGATGGTCAACCGGTTCCTGGGCGATTTCATGCTGCGCTCGGTGATCCTATCGGTGGTGATCACGGTGGGAAAGACGATCCTGGCGCTGCTATCCGGTCTGGCATTCGTCTACTTCCGGTTTCCGGGCAAGTGGATCGTATTCGCGTTTGTGCTGGCCACGCTGATGATGCCGACGGAAATCCTGATCATCGGCTTGTACCGGTTCGTAAGCGGCACGCTGCAATGGGGCGGCACATTTCATGCGTTGGTCATCCCGTTCATCGCCAGCGCGACCGGTACCTTCCTGTTCCGGCAGCATTTTGCGAACCTCCCCGCCGAGTTGAGCGAGGCGGCACAGATGGACGGCGCCAATCCGTTCCAATTCCTGTGGAGCGTGCTGATTCCGATGAGCTGGAATACGATCGGCGCGCTGGCGGTGATTCAGTTCGTCTACGCCTGGAATATGTACCTGTGGCCGCAGCTGATTATGCAGGGCGGCGGGTTTCAGGTGGTGCAGGTCGGGCTGCGTTCGCTGCTGGCAACCGATACGACGCTGCAATACGGGCCGCTGATGCTGGGCGCGGTGATTGCCAGCATCCCGCCGGTCATCGTGTTTATCCTGCTGCAAAAGCAGTTTATGTCCGGCTTCCAGATCAGCACGGACAAGTAA
- a CDS encoding sugar ABC transporter permease — MVPLNFCTFEAERTTTDAIFGLILIGLGMTIGLFAGRFVARLVQSGISLRTLTEGQESRGTFHGSVIPWVLLTPTLIVLALFLYYPAIDNLRLSTLLARLGTNRTAFVCVDNFTKLLEPRQNYGQTVYATFLIAIFTVVIGLALALFIAYMAYQPIRGANIYRTLLIWPYAISPTVAGIIFGMVFNEASGVMNHLIRAGGGTPVQWLQDSTIAPWTIIAASVWKSMGFNILFYIAGLQNVSKDLTEAAAIDGANAFQRFRRVIIPMLSPITFFLVVTNISYAFFDTYGTIDFLTRGGPADATSTMIYRVVDDGINQRDLGAAAAQSLILFMIVIVITLIQFRTSGRRVNYGA, encoded by the coding sequence ATGGTGCCGCTCAACTTCTGTACGTTTGAGGCCGAACGCACAACCACCGACGCCATTTTCGGGTTGATTCTAATTGGCCTGGGCATGACCATCGGGTTATTTGCCGGACGCTTCGTGGCGCGGCTGGTTCAGTCCGGCATTAGTCTGCGCACGCTGACCGAAGGCCAGGAGTCGCGTGGGACGTTCCACGGCTCAGTGATCCCGTGGGTACTTCTCACTCCCACACTAATCGTTCTTGCCTTATTTCTTTACTACCCCGCCATCGACAATTTACGCTTATCAACGCTGCTCGCCCGGCTCGGCACGAACCGCACGGCCTTTGTCTGCGTGGACAACTTCACCAAGCTGCTGGAGCCGCGGCAGAATTACGGCCAGACGGTTTACGCGACATTCCTGATTGCGATCTTTACGGTCGTGATCGGCCTGGCACTCGCCCTGTTCATCGCCTATATGGCCTATCAGCCGATCAGAGGCGCCAATATCTACCGGACGCTGCTGATCTGGCCGTATGCCATTAGCCCGACCGTCGCCGGCATCATCTTCGGTATGGTGTTCAACGAGGCTTCCGGCGTGATGAACCACTTGATCCGCGCGGGGGGAGGCACGCCAGTGCAATGGCTGCAGGACTCGACCATCGCCCCTTGGACGATCATCGCGGCCAGCGTCTGGAAGTCGATGGGCTTCAATATCCTGTTTTATATCGCGGGGCTTCAGAACGTATCGAAAGACCTGACCGAAGCCGCGGCGATCGACGGCGCTAACGCTTTCCAGCGCTTCCGGCGCGTGATCATCCCGATGTTGTCCCCGATCACGTTTTTCCTGGTCGTGACCAATATCTCCTATGCGTTCTTCGACACCTACGGGACAATCGACTTCCTGACCCGCGGCGGGCCGGCCGACGCAACCTCAACGATGATCTATCGCGTGGTCGATGACGGCATCAACCAGCGCGACCTGGGCGCGGCAGCGGCACAATCGCTGATCCTGTTCATGATCGTCATCGTCATTACCCTGATCCAATTCCGCACCAGCGGACGCCGAGTCAACTACGGAGCGTAA